The sequence ATCGTACTACAccatgaaaacaatctacagtggctcgatAACTAGACAGTGTGTCCATACCAatgatacaatcaaaatcatgcaTCGGTAATACAATCAAGTTTGTGATCATAATGCTATCATCGAAATGCAACACACAATCTAATACAATTTGCCCAGATGAAATAAATCGACCAGCTGGCGTAGACACAGATATAGTTTCATGAAATGGTGTAGTCCAAAGTTCATATTCATCAACATAATCAGATGCAATGAATGAATGAGATACCCCAGTATCAAATATAACTCGTGCAATATGATCGTAAATAAGGCAAGTACCTGCGATCACCCCGCCTGGAGCCTCTCTAGCCTGATCCTCGGTCAAAGCATATACTCGGGCTTGTTGGAGACCCTGAAAAGATTGTGGCACATTACCCCTGACCTGTGGGTAACTAGACTGCTGATAGGACGGTGCAGGAGCAAATGGTCGCTGAGATGAGCCACCTGGAATACTACCTCTGGCATAAGGCAACTGCTGTGGCTGCATCTGTCTCTGTGCACGGTTCGGACAAACTCTGGCATAATGCCCTGACTGACCACAAGTATGACATGAACCCTGTACTCCACTACACTGTGCAGTAGGATGTCTTCCTCCACATCGATCACAGTAAATCACGGGGTACTGTCCACCTGTCGCACTTTGTGAACTGCTCGAACTAGAGGAACTGGACtgatatttctttttaaattgtttGCCCTTCGGTCtaaattgtttttgtttttgctgTTGGTATGACTGTTGAGATGGAAAAGACGGTGTACCTGCTGAAAAATATGAACCACTACTAGGCATTTGTGGAGCCTGTGGTTGTTTTCCTCGTCTCAACCCGGCCTCAATTCCAATCGCCTTGTCCACAGCTTCGGCATAAGTTGTAGGCGACCCAGCCATAAccatagcatgtatttgaaagTCCAGTccttccaaaaattttgaaatttttcctttttcactGACAGCCACATGTGGTACATAAGTGAGAAGAGCAGAAAGTTGTCGAGCATATTCTTCAACAGA comes from Primulina huaijiensis isolate GDHJ02 chromosome 2, ASM1229523v2, whole genome shotgun sequence and encodes:
- the LOC140971019 gene encoding uncharacterized protein isoform X1; translated protein: MSVEEYARQLSALLTYVPHVAVSEKGKISKFLEGLDFQIHAMVMAGSPTTYAEAVDKAIGIEAGLRRGKQPQAPQMPSSGSYFSAGTPSFPSQQSYQQQKQKQFRPKGKQFKKKYQSSSSSSSSSQSATGGQYPVIYCDRCGGRHPTAQCSGVQGSCHTCGQSGHYARVCPNRAQRQMQPQQLPYARGSIPGGSSQRPFAPAPSYQQSSYPQVRGNVPQSFQGLQQARVYALTEDQAREAPGGVIAGTCLIYDHIARVIFDTGVSHSFIASDYVDEYELWTTPFHETISVSTPAGRFISSGQIVLDCVLHFDDSIMITNLIVLPMHDFDCIIGMDTLSSYRATVDCFHGVVRFRPYYGNK
- the LOC140971019 gene encoding uncharacterized protein isoform X2, which translates into the protein MSVEEYARQLSALLTYVPHVAVSEKGKISKFLEGLDFQIHAMVMAGSPTTYAEAVDKAIGIEAGLRRGKQPQAPQMPSSGSYFSAGTPSFPSQQSYQQQKQKQFRPKGKQFKKKYQSSSSSSSSSQSATGGQYPVIYCDRCGGRHPTAQCSGVQGSCHTCGQSGHYARVCPNRAQRQMQPQQLPYARGSIPGGSSQRPFAPAPSYQQSSYPQVRGNVPQSFQGLQQARVYALTEDQAREAPGGVIAGGTGGSTSGVREEASESTRAP